A single window of Methanothermobacter marburgensis str. Marburg DNA harbors:
- a CDS encoding geranylgeranyl reductase family protein: protein MTEYDVIIMGAGPAGSTIARLTASMGFRVGVLDRKKILGVPLQCAGLISHRITEANVLPDNLILNSVRGAVLHSPSGIKLRVSRKRPEAHVIDRTAYDQYLADLACEAGAELRTGTAVRDFSEATGEVEVNGRTLRASVLVDARGQVAIRDKYPARQFLVRFRDQEMDTDFVDLRVDSRLSPGFLWRIPLDEKTARVGAFGHHKNLKDLIKGFISDLSTDFRIMESHHGFIPEPDPDMELVGGRCIRIGDAAGQVKPTTGGGIVLASRAAHVAAEVIQMALEDDMGLLENYQEVCRKLYMAEMKNQMRVQRTFRILSDEDLDHIFLKMKEYGAEEIISRYGDMDIQTPLIMEFLKSGLLFRIIPSIISRKVASIWK from the coding sequence ATGACTGAATACGATGTCATCATCATGGGAGCCGGGCCGGCGGGTTCAACGATTGCAAGGCTCACTGCCAGCATGGGATTCAGGGTGGGCGTCCTTGACAGGAAAAAAATACTGGGTGTTCCCCTCCAGTGTGCAGGACTCATATCCCATAGGATAACCGAGGCAAATGTACTCCCGGACAACTTAATACTGAACAGTGTAAGGGGTGCGGTGCTGCATTCACCATCAGGCATAAAACTCAGGGTTTCCAGGAAGAGGCCCGAGGCACATGTGATTGACAGGACAGCCTATGACCAGTACCTTGCAGACCTTGCATGCGAAGCAGGTGCTGAGCTGAGAACAGGAACAGCCGTTAGGGACTTCAGTGAGGCCACAGGCGAGGTTGAGGTAAATGGAAGAACTCTTAGGGCCAGTGTGCTTGTGGATGCAAGGGGTCAGGTCGCTATCCGCGACAAGTACCCGGCAAGGCAGTTCCTTGTGAGGTTCAGGGACCAGGAAATGGACACAGACTTTGTTGACCTCAGGGTCGACTCACGCCTCTCACCAGGTTTCCTCTGGAGAATACCCCTTGATGAGAAAACAGCCCGTGTGGGTGCATTCGGACACCATAAAAATCTCAAGGATCTTATTAAGGGATTCATTTCAGATCTCAGCACAGATTTCAGGATCATGGAGAGCCACCATGGATTCATACCGGAACCAGACCCTGATATGGAACTTGTAGGGGGAAGATGCATCAGGATAGGTGATGCCGCAGGACAGGTTAAACCCACAACCGGCGGAGGCATAGTTCTTGCATCCAGGGCTGCCCACGTGGCGGCGGAGGTCATCCAGATGGCCCTCGAGGATGACATGGGGCTACTTGAGAACTACCAGGAAGTCTGCAGGAAGCTCTACATGGCTGAGATGAAAAACCAGATGAGGGTGCAGAGGACCTTCAGGATACTATCCGATGAGGACCTCGACCATATCTTCCTCAAGATGAAGGAGTACGGTGCTGAGGAGATAATATCGAGGTACGGGGACATGGACATACAGACACCGCTCATAATGGAATTCCTTAAGAGTGGCCTCCTCTTCAGGATAATACCATCCATCATCTCAAGGAAGGTGGCCAGCATATGGAAATAA
- a CDS encoding PH domain-containing protein — protein MFGRERLYPGERVLYETRPRFILNSKSSIIKILFLALIIYIFPAAVKFAGDLDNLLIMRYGFTVADKVVWILTAAFILLVLSVLWDVISWRSRRYIITDHRVIVESGVLRKRRFYMNHSKIVDISFSQGIMERLLDSADIEIRGGHEDTHIILEDAPFPARIEYHINRFTEHRSVDEAEEILRELSSERQKGRGFADPKFWEDTDEFDENTPEESPHEMGGSEESVMERHSRKFRRSREEGEND, from the coding sequence ATGTTTGGCAGGGAGAGGTTATATCCAGGTGAAAGGGTTCTATATGAAACACGGCCAAGGTTCATCCTCAACTCAAAGTCATCCATCATAAAAATCCTGTTCCTTGCACTCATCATATACATCTTCCCGGCGGCGGTTAAATTTGCAGGGGACCTTGATAACCTTCTCATTATGAGGTACGGGTTCACGGTTGCAGATAAGGTTGTCTGGATTTTAACTGCTGCTTTTATCCTGCTGGTGCTCAGTGTGCTCTGGGATGTGATCTCATGGAGGAGCAGGCGCTACATAATCACCGACCACAGGGTTATAGTTGAGAGTGGAGTTTTAAGGAAGAGGAGGTTCTACATGAACCACAGCAAGATAGTGGACATATCCTTCTCACAGGGTATCATGGAGAGGCTCCTGGACTCTGCGGATATAGAGATCCGCGGCGGCCATGAGGATACCCACATAATCCTTGAGGATGCCCCATTCCCGGCCAGGATCGAGTACCACATTAACCGCTTCACAGAACACCGATCAGTTGATGAGGCAGAGGAGATACTCAGGGAACTATCATCAGAAAGACAGAAAGGGCGGGGATTCGCAGACCCCAAGTTCTGGGAGGATACAGATGAATTTGATGAAAACACTCCTGAAGAATCCCCCCATGAAATGGGAGGCAGTGAAGAGTCTGTAATGGAGAGGCATTCACGGAAATTCAGGAGGTCCAGAGAGGAGGGTGAGAATGACTGA
- a CDS encoding UPF0280 family protein produces the protein MTAENINIGETHIRLRTDIEDHGVAGFILGERMKLIGHIQRNHEFLTSLEPIHVSEGPLIVRMMSRASGKADVGPMAAVAGTIAQLSLMHLMGLGSRCSIVDNGGDIALVNNRKVTVGLYAGSSSLSGTVGFLLKPGSPRGICTSSGTVGHSISFGRADSVTVFASEASTADALATSIANSADGPDDRSAVESALERADDFREHFRGVMIVVGEHAGTVGKIPKLVMTDRKAVLSDLWEEV, from the coding sequence ATGACAGCGGAGAATATAAACATCGGGGAAACCCATATAAGGCTCAGAACCGATATCGAGGACCATGGAGTTGCTGGTTTCATTTTGGGGGAGAGAATGAAACTCATAGGTCATATACAGAGAAATCACGAGTTTTTAACATCCCTTGAACCCATCCATGTGAGTGAGGGGCCCCTTATAGTGAGAATGATGTCCCGTGCATCAGGGAAGGCTGATGTGGGACCAATGGCTGCTGTGGCGGGAACAATAGCCCAGCTATCCCTCATGCACCTCATGGGCCTAGGCTCCAGGTGCAGTATAGTGGACAATGGCGGGGACATCGCCCTCGTGAACAACCGTAAGGTTACCGTGGGACTTTATGCCGGTTCATCATCACTTTCAGGGACCGTGGGTTTTCTCCTGAAGCCAGGTTCCCCCAGGGGTATATGCACGTCCTCTGGTACAGTGGGTCACTCCATAAGCTTTGGCAGGGCCGACTCTGTGACGGTATTCGCATCTGAGGCCAGCACCGCAGATGCCCTTGCAACCTCAATAGCCAACAGTGCGGATGGCCCCGATGATAGATCCGCGGTTGAGAGCGCGCTTGAGAGGGCTGATGACTTTCGTGAGCACTTCAGAGGGGTTATGATTGTGGTGGGTGAGCATGCAGGCACGGTGGGGAAGATACCGAAACTCGTAATGACCGATAGAAAAGCCGTGCTTTCAGACCTCTGGGAGGAAGTCTAA
- a CDS encoding proteasome-activating nucleotidase, with product MENNSQNVLKKIEDLKKEIRMLKEENSKTKRNLMWKIRKLEKDKLLIENEKTRLDREVKSLRGEIERFRTPPLVIATITEVLDDHRVAVKSSTGPHFVINYSRFIDKKQLEPGARVALNQQTFSIVDVLPSEKDPVVTGMEVEEKPDVSYEQIGGLEEQVREVKETVELPLKKPELFEKIGIEPPKGVLLYGPPGTGKTLLAKAVAHETNATFIKIVASEFVRKYIGEGARLVRGVFELAKEKAPSIIFIDEIDAVAAKRLKSSTSGDREVQRTLMQLLAELDGFESRGNVGIVAATNRPDILDPALLRPGRFDRFIEVPLPNEDGRREILKIHTSGMALAEEVDIELLARITDGASGADLKAICTEAGMFAIREERDEVTMNDFMDAVDKIMGVEKEEEYKQETGVMFG from the coding sequence ATGGAAAATAACTCCCAGAATGTATTAAAAAAGATTGAGGACCTCAAAAAAGAAATTAGAATGCTTAAAGAGGAGAATTCAAAGACAAAAAGGAATCTGATGTGGAAGATCAGAAAGCTTGAGAAGGATAAACTTTTAATTGAAAATGAGAAGACAAGGCTTGACAGGGAGGTTAAATCTCTCCGTGGTGAGATTGAAAGATTCAGAACCCCGCCACTGGTCATAGCCACCATCACAGAGGTTCTTGATGATCACAGGGTCGCAGTTAAGAGCAGCACAGGCCCTCACTTCGTAATAAACTATTCAAGATTCATTGATAAGAAGCAGCTGGAGCCAGGTGCCAGGGTTGCACTCAACCAGCAGACATTCAGCATAGTGGATGTGCTTCCATCAGAGAAGGACCCCGTGGTAACGGGTATGGAAGTTGAAGAAAAACCGGACGTCTCCTATGAGCAGATAGGTGGCCTCGAGGAACAGGTACGTGAGGTCAAGGAGACAGTGGAATTACCACTTAAAAAACCTGAACTATTTGAGAAGATAGGTATAGAACCACCAAAGGGTGTACTGCTCTACGGACCCCCGGGTACAGGTAAAACACTCCTTGCAAAGGCCGTTGCACATGAAACCAACGCCACCTTCATAAAGATAGTTGCATCAGAGTTCGTCAGAAAGTACATAGGTGAAGGTGCAAGGCTGGTGAGGGGAGTCTTTGAGCTGGCCAAGGAGAAGGCCCCCAGCATAATATTCATAGATGAAATTGACGCTGTGGCAGCCAAGAGACTTAAGAGTTCAACAAGCGGGGACAGGGAGGTTCAGAGGACACTGATGCAGCTCCTTGCAGAGCTTGATGGCTTTGAATCCAGGGGTAATGTTGGTATAGTCGCTGCAACCAACAGGCCTGACATCCTGGATCCTGCACTTCTCCGCCCTGGAAGATTTGACAGGTTCATTGAGGTTCCACTGCCAAATGAGGACGGCAGGAGGGAGATCCTCAAGATACACACATCTGGAATGGCCCTTGCAGAGGAAGTTGACATTGAACTCCTTGCAAGGATCACAGACGGTGCATCCGGCGCGGACCTCAAGGCGATATGTACAGAGGCAGGTATGTTCGCCATAAGGGAGGAACGTGATGAGGTCACAATGAATGACTTCATGGACGCCGTTGATAAGATAATGGGTGTTGAGAAGGAAGAGGAATACAAGCAGGAAACCGGCGTGATGTTCGGCTAA